One region of Quercus lobata isolate SW786 chromosome 2, ValleyOak3.0 Primary Assembly, whole genome shotgun sequence genomic DNA includes:
- the LOC115962730 gene encoding uncharacterized protein LOC115962730, with product MEKLVLALVHTMRKLPHYFEAHTIYVLTKYPLSLLLKRLNFTRRIAKWGTRLGSFDIRYRPRSLVKGQVLVDFVAEFSLREGNEMICNTEIPWRVFVDGASSASGAKAGIIIITLDGIKLEHSFRVGFKASNNEAEYEALLAELKVVSELGAKEVEVYSDSRLVVNQVQERFEAKDPWMMRYLRLVKQTMDCFPSVKMVQVARGQNRHAKSLATLASLSTEGILRLINVEMVAEPSFSARAGVSQLATVGPCWMDPIIKFLAEDHLLDDEKEAEKVRRTAARYWLLAKLYRRSFGGPYLQCLHPSKVKELLAKLHDEVCGSHVVGRSLAYRAMTQGFWWPQMQKDANEYARKCEQCQRHTPMIHQPTGNSNPISSPWPFTQWGLDIVGPFSRATRNWRFVLVAVDYFTKWVEAEALANIRDVDVKKFVWRNIVTRFVIPESLVLDNGLQFDSKAFHEFCGNLGITNQYSTPTYL from the coding sequence ATGGAGAAGTTGGTGTTAGCACTGGTGCACACCATGCGGAAGCTACCCCATTACTTTGAAGCTCACACTATTTATGTATTGACCAAGTATCCTCTGTCGTTACTATTGAAGAGGTTGAATTTCACGAGAAGGATAGCTAAGTGGGGAACTCGACTAGGTTCTTTTGATATTAGGTATAGACCAAGAAGCTTGGTGAAGGGTCAGGTCCTAGTTGATTTTGTTGCAGAGTTTTCCCTGAGGGAGGGAAATGAGATGATTTGCAATACAGAGATCCCGTGGAGGGTATTCGTGGACGGTGCATCCAGCGCATCAGGAGCCAAGGCCGGGATCATAATCATCACCCTGGATGGAATAAAGTTGGAACACTCCTTTAGGGTAGGCTTTAAGGCCTCtaacaatgaagccgagtatgaggcttTGTTGGCCGAGTTAAAAGTTGTATCAGAACTGGGTGCTAAGGAGGTAGAAGTCTATTCAGATTCCCGATTAGTGGTCAATCAAGTACAAGAAAGGTTTGAGGCTAAGGACCCCTGGATGATGAGGTACTTACGATTGGTGAAGCAAACCATGGACTGCTTTCCAAGCGTCAAAATGGTCCAGGTGGCAAGGGGACAGAACCGGCATGCCAAGTCTTTGGCCACATTAGCGTCCTTATCAACCGAGGGAATTCTTCGGTTAATAAATGTAGAGATGGTAGCAGAACCAAGTTTCAGTGCAAGAGCAGGTGTCTCACAGCTGGCAACGGTTGGGCCATGTTGGATGGATCCAATCATCAAGTTCCTAGCCGAGGATCATTTGCTGGATGATGAGAAGGAAGCAGAAAAAGTACGTCGAACAGCTGCTCGGTATTGGTTGTTGGCTAAGCTATATCGAAGATCTTTTGGTGGGCCTTACCTGCAGTGCTTGCACCCCAGTAAAGTTAAGGAACTACTAGCCAAGCTACATGATGAGGTGTGCGGCAGTCATGTAGTGGGTCGCTCGTTAGCTTACCGGGCAATGACCCAAGGATTTTGGTGGCCACAAATGCAGAAGGATGCTAACGAGTATGCGCGAAAATGTGAGCAATGTCAAAGGCACACCCCTATGATCCACCAACCGACAGGGAACTCGAATCCCATTAGTAGCCCTTGGCCCTTTACACAGTGGGGGCTAGACATCGTTGGCCCATTCTCCCGAGCAACAAGAAATTGGAGGTTCGTCCTAGTGGCCGtggattacttcaccaaatgggtggaagcagaGGCCTTGGCGAACATTCGGGATGTGGATGTAAAGAAGTTTGTATGGAGGAATATAGTGACGAGATTTGTGATACCAGAATCCCTAGTGTTGGACAACGGGTtgcagtttgatagcaaagcttTTCATGAGTTTTGTGGCAACCTCGGCATCACAAATCAGTATTCAACCCCGACATACCTATAG